The Devosia sp. MC521 genome has a segment encoding these proteins:
- a CDS encoding tripartite tricarboxylate transporter substrate-binding protein, whose protein sequence is MHFTKTLATLAVIATLGTNAASAQVNVMLPANPGGGWDGTGRQAFQALNDAGIYTGGVNFTNTGGAGGTVGLAEFLGTSSGQPDALAVFGAITVGAIQLNNSPINLADFRPVARLTAEYLVIAVAADSPYNTLADLVAGIKADPGAAALGGGSAGGVDHISLALLAQAGDIPVADLNYIPQTSGAETVTAIVNGTLAAGVSGTSEFAQFAEQGRIKILGVTSAERRSNLPDVPTFHEAGYDVEIANWRGILAAPGAPDDNYASWVENFTKLSQSDAWKAVLTAQGWDDFFLAGDEFGAFITEETERQGQILKDAGLVN, encoded by the coding sequence ATGCATTTTACAAAAACACTAGCGACATTAGCTGTGATTGCAACACTGGGGACTAACGCAGCTAGCGCTCAGGTTAACGTCATGCTGCCAGCAAATCCTGGCGGCGGCTGGGACGGCACCGGCCGTCAAGCGTTCCAAGCACTCAACGACGCTGGCATCTACACGGGTGGTGTGAATTTCACCAACACTGGCGGCGCTGGTGGCACAGTGGGTCTTGCCGAATTCCTCGGCACATCTTCTGGCCAGCCTGACGCGTTGGCGGTATTCGGGGCCATCACCGTTGGCGCAATCCAGCTCAATAACTCGCCGATCAACCTCGCAGACTTCCGCCCTGTTGCCCGGTTGACCGCTGAGTATCTGGTGATCGCCGTTGCTGCTGACTCGCCTTACAATACGCTTGCAGACCTCGTCGCAGGCATCAAGGCTGACCCTGGTGCGGCGGCGCTCGGTGGTGGCTCTGCTGGTGGTGTTGACCACATCTCGCTCGCACTGCTCGCCCAAGCTGGCGACATCCCAGTTGCCGATCTGAACTATATTCCGCAGACGTCAGGCGCTGAAACAGTGACCGCGATCGTCAATGGCACACTGGCTGCAGGTGTTTCGGGCACGTCTGAATTTGCTCAATTCGCCGAGCAAGGACGCATCAAAATCCTCGGCGTCACCTCAGCTGAACGCCGTAGCAATCTACCAGATGTCCCGACCTTCCACGAGGCAGGCTATGACGTTGAGATCGCAAACTGGCGCGGCATTCTGGCAGCTCCGGGCGCTCCAGACGATAACTACGCATCTTGGGTAGAGAACTTCACCAAGCTCTCGCAGAGCGATGCTTGGAAAGCTGTCCTCACAGCACAGGGCTGGGACGACTTCTTCCTGGCCGGTGACGAGTTCGGCGCCTTCATCACTGAGGAAACGGAGCGTCAAGGCCAGATCTTGAAGGACGCTGGTCTTGTCAACTGA
- a CDS encoding tripartite tricarboxylate transporter TctB family protein codes for MSTDGQKSTHGGSAAAAPAKPYWIGIGLMVIGLVWLYAGFGLPQGARYAAVGPGLFVTIAGAALLILGVILMLQIRNGESFEAQDAEDADGSNKMDKRAFLTALVAVALPIGTMGPLGMPFTATLSFVLVANAFGSRRWMLDLVCGIALACAAWFLFKQLGLQLGRFFPPLGV; via the coding sequence TTGTCAACTGACGGTCAAAAGTCAACTCACGGGGGCAGCGCAGCGGCTGCCCCCGCCAAACCCTATTGGATTGGCATCGGCTTGATGGTGATCGGTCTGGTTTGGCTTTATGCCGGTTTCGGCCTACCGCAAGGTGCGCGCTACGCCGCTGTTGGACCGGGCCTTTTCGTAACAATAGCTGGTGCCGCCCTCCTTATTTTGGGTGTTATCCTGATGCTCCAAATCCGCAACGGCGAAAGCTTTGAAGCGCAGGACGCGGAAGACGCGGACGGCTCGAACAAGATGGATAAGCGCGCTTTTTTGACCGCACTTGTCGCCGTCGCCCTGCCGATTGGGACGATGGGTCCGCTGGGTATGCCGTTTACCGCTACGCTGTCGTTCGTACTCGTTGCTAACGCTTTTGGTTCGCGCCGCTGGATGCTCGACTTGGTCTGCGGCATCGCTCTGGCATGCGCCGCTTGGTTCTTGTTCAAGCAGTTGGGCCTGCAACTTGGCCGGTTCTTCCCGCCTTTGGGAGTGTAA
- a CDS encoding glucoamylase family protein: MTRHKFANPWDDAAPVREELFGIERLEQHARSLAAAQSITSRPPSVFSLHRRLKQNASVLLAAYRSSAHEIESDRAVVPAAEWLLDNYHLVDEQIREIHDDLPPNYYRQLPKLADGPFAGYPRIFGLTWAFVAHTDSHFDPASLTRFIAAYQQVQPLTIGELWAVAITLRIVLVENLRRLADQITVGRSARLEADALADSLLAEDTKGSSAVRMPSAELSELFAAQLAKRLRDRDPRTTPSLGWLEDQLARQGSTIETVVQHAQQRQGASNVTIRNIITSMRLISDIDWGELVESVSLVDACLSDGSDFAQMDFASRDLYRSAIELLARGSTFTELEIAQAALALAKDAAEQAGSPTEADRLGDPGYHLIDHGRRALERAIGFRPNAQLHFGRTMGTMGIGGYVFAISAVTLALVASLGWIMSASAVPSMLLFAFLVLAIVPASEVAAAVVNRTVSVGVSAARLPGLELAAGIPSELRTLVVVPTMLIDQAQLLQDIEQLEVHYLSGAGGDISFALLTDGLDAETEAVEGDEALLDIGQQAISALNTRHGPGPAGDRFLLLHRARRFNVGEGLWMGWERKRGKLTELNWLLRGAGDTSFGTPHVPADVRYVITLDADTKLPREATVRLVGKMAHPLNRPRLNARGDRVVDGYAIIQPRVATSLPIGQDSSLYQRVFSAPGGIDPYAAAVSDVYQDLFGEGSYTGKGIYDVDGFEAALARRIPENTMLSHDLFEGIYARAGLSSDVEVVDDFPTRYDVAVRRQHRWTRGDWQLLPWLVRDGKLPTIGRWKMLDNLRRSLVAPTALFALFLACLMTEPANAIASAAILLALIIPAFVPILFSILPHSPGLQLRSHLFGLARDFKLAALQVGLGLAFLPDQAWRNGDAIVRTLFRLTVSRKHLLEWTTAASAGQRARLTLLGFYRDMAKGTALAILLFAGAMAITPTSLPIALPLVLLWLAAPAIAFWTSRSPATRPDRDLGSSDARYLRLIARQTWRYFETYVTPLENMLPPDNFQETPVPSVAHRTSPTNIGLYLLSAVAARDFGWTGTLETIDRLEKTFATLGQMRRFNGHFFNWYDTRDLRVLDPAYVSSVDSGNLAGHLIALANACAEWAESAPLDTRQGLMDNVVLARKALASSPSPSDPTISSVLDEIQAQLETQQSFDTLLPTLLRLSEKGLKLVSLRSSVTDIGAPSDLAYWVLAFNRRIVEATRDRRALQTDPKAFHARLIALETIARSIALDMDFAFLLDPDRKLLSIGFSLADNRLDLNCYDLLASEARLASLFAIAKGDVSTRHWFRLGRTATPLGNGSALISWSGSMFEYLMPSLVMRAPAESLLDATNRLVVARQEAYGRARNVPWGISESAYNVRDYEFTYQYSNFGVPGLGLKRGLSSNMVIAPYATGLAAMVDPRAAIENFRRIERMGARGTHGFYEALDFTRSRLPDDDDLAIVRSYMAHHQGMTITAIANVLSDGIMRARFHREPMIKASELLLSERVPRDVAIARPRAEEIKAASELSVNMSPVVRKLALPYHGAPITHLLSNGRYTVMLTASGSGYSRWRDIAITRWREDVTRDDCGAFVFCKDLRTGLVFSATQQPMNDSAEASVEFGEDHAQFRRHDQTMTTEMDVLVSGEDDSEVRLVCFTNSGRRPRDIEVTSYAELVLAAAVTDDAHPAFAKMFVQTEYLSEFGALVATRRRRSPSEPEIWAAHFAVVEGEVLSDPQYETDRSRFLGRNRSLGDAAAIHDNQGLSGTLGPVLDPVFALRRQLRIPPGKVAKIAFWTVVASSRVELLELIDKHHDRSAYERARTLAWTQAQVQLHHLDVSLEEAADFQRLAAPILYADPVFRPSSDAIMAGAGPQSGLWPHGISGDLPIVLLRIDALEDMPQLRQMLRAHEYWRIKRLAVDLVIINERGSSYVQDLQNAIEAALRSSQSRPRYNNTPAQGNVYLLRADLLGLETRNLLQASARVVFLARMGSIADQIANKASKTPPLNVKPFMPAQASSAETVALLDDLEFFNGLGGFANNGTEYVTALDNGATTPAPWINVVANEGFGFQVSSEGSFYTWAGNSRENQITPWSNDPVSDPVGEAIYIKDEVSGALWSPTARPIRNKGRYLARHGYGYSRFSHQAYGIESELVAYVPLVDPVRISRMTLTNRSQRVRRLSITSYTEFVLGTQRGATAPFLLTKIDAETGAIFATNKWATAFGGRVAFTDLGGRQTASTADRTEFLGRNGSTASAAALSSQTGLSGTAGAGHDPCAALQTSIELAVGESIEIVCLLGQAGTEEEARQLIERYRSADLDGVLAEVAAHWHSILGAVQVRTPDRAMDIMLNGWLLYQTLACRITARSAFYQASGAYGFRDQLQDGMALSLVRPQDSRHHILRAAGRQFIDGDVQHWWLPHSGQGVRTRISDDCVWLAFSAATYAISTGDADIFDELVPFIEGPKLAEGEHDNFFQPMISERSASLFEHCALGLDLAIKLTGQHGLPLMGTGDWNDGMNRVGEDGRGESVWLGWLLIRALDLLMPYADIRDPKRAKRWRLHSTKLKAALEREAWDGAWYRRATFDDGFWLGSQSSDECRIDSIAQSWAVLSGGGDPIRASVAMSSLDRHLIRPDLGLALLFTPPFDQTPRDPGYIKGYPPGLRENGGQYSHAAMWAILAFAKLGQGKKAFDLFALVNPINHALTPEAVALYKVEPYVLAADVYSVAPHTGRGGWTWYTGSAGWMYRAGIEGILGISREGNTLIIDPCLPADWPGFSAELTVAGTRYEITVHNRGGDADSLPNAVLDGVAFAPQGKVVRLRLDGGTHTLSITLRPVPR, from the coding sequence ATGACTAGGCACAAATTCGCTAATCCGTGGGACGACGCTGCGCCGGTGCGCGAGGAATTATTCGGCATCGAGCGACTGGAACAGCACGCTCGCAGTCTGGCGGCAGCTCAAAGCATTACTTCGCGTCCGCCGTCCGTTTTCTCTTTGCATAGACGGCTGAAACAGAACGCGTCCGTATTATTGGCCGCCTATCGCAGCAGCGCACATGAGATCGAAAGTGACCGCGCCGTAGTACCGGCCGCAGAGTGGCTGCTGGACAATTACCATCTCGTCGACGAGCAAATCCGCGAAATCCATGATGATCTCCCGCCGAATTACTACCGCCAGCTTCCCAAATTAGCCGATGGCCCCTTTGCTGGCTATCCCCGCATTTTTGGCCTGACGTGGGCCTTCGTCGCGCATACAGACAGTCACTTCGATCCCGCGTCCCTGACGCGCTTTATTGCGGCATATCAACAGGTCCAGCCACTCACGATTGGTGAACTCTGGGCTGTCGCGATCACATTGCGCATCGTCCTGGTCGAGAACCTGCGGCGCCTTGCGGATCAGATCACGGTGGGACGCAGTGCTCGACTGGAAGCGGATGCCTTGGCTGACTCGCTGCTCGCCGAGGACACCAAAGGATCATCTGCGGTCCGCATGCCGAGTGCTGAGCTGTCGGAGTTGTTCGCAGCGCAGTTGGCCAAACGTTTGCGTGACCGCGATCCTAGGACCACGCCTAGTCTTGGCTGGCTCGAAGATCAATTGGCACGCCAAGGCAGTACGATTGAAACAGTTGTGCAGCATGCCCAGCAGCGCCAGGGCGCTTCCAATGTCACTATTCGGAATATCATCACCAGCATGCGGCTGATTTCCGATATCGACTGGGGGGAGCTTGTCGAAAGCGTCAGTCTCGTCGATGCATGCCTGTCTGATGGTAGCGACTTCGCTCAGATGGATTTCGCGTCACGCGATCTCTATCGCAGCGCAATCGAACTATTGGCGCGAGGCTCGACATTCACCGAACTCGAGATCGCTCAGGCCGCTTTGGCGCTCGCGAAAGATGCAGCCGAACAAGCAGGCTCTCCGACAGAAGCGGATCGGCTGGGCGATCCGGGATATCATCTGATTGATCACGGTCGCCGGGCGCTTGAACGCGCTATCGGATTTCGTCCGAATGCTCAGCTCCACTTTGGCCGGACGATGGGGACGATGGGCATAGGCGGCTATGTCTTTGCCATTTCTGCAGTAACACTCGCGCTTGTTGCCTCACTCGGCTGGATAATGTCGGCCTCCGCAGTGCCTTCAATGCTGCTCTTTGCATTCTTAGTTCTGGCAATTGTGCCAGCGAGCGAAGTTGCAGCAGCGGTTGTCAATCGCACGGTTAGTGTCGGCGTTAGTGCGGCAAGGCTTCCAGGTTTGGAACTCGCCGCTGGCATTCCGAGCGAATTGCGGACACTTGTTGTCGTGCCCACAATGTTGATCGACCAAGCCCAGTTGCTCCAAGACATCGAGCAGCTTGAAGTTCACTATCTGTCTGGCGCTGGTGGAGACATCAGTTTTGCCCTCCTGACAGACGGTCTCGATGCAGAAACTGAAGCTGTTGAAGGCGATGAAGCGCTGTTGGATATCGGCCAACAGGCTATCTCTGCCTTGAACACGCGTCACGGTCCGGGTCCCGCTGGCGATCGCTTTTTGCTCCTCCACCGCGCTAGGCGATTTAACGTGGGCGAGGGCCTTTGGATGGGCTGGGAGCGCAAGCGCGGCAAGCTCACAGAACTCAACTGGCTTTTGCGCGGCGCAGGCGACACCAGTTTCGGCACGCCCCACGTGCCGGCGGATGTCCGCTATGTGATCACCCTCGACGCGGATACCAAATTGCCTCGCGAAGCGACTGTGCGGCTTGTCGGTAAAATGGCTCACCCGCTCAATAGGCCGCGCTTGAATGCTCGTGGAGACCGGGTTGTGGATGGTTACGCGATTATCCAGCCGCGCGTCGCCACGTCGTTGCCGATTGGTCAAGACAGTTCATTGTACCAGCGGGTGTTTTCGGCGCCTGGGGGGATCGATCCTTATGCGGCGGCGGTCTCGGATGTGTATCAAGATCTCTTTGGCGAGGGGTCCTACACCGGTAAGGGCATTTATGACGTCGATGGGTTCGAGGCAGCGTTGGCTCGACGCATTCCGGAAAACACCATGCTTAGCCATGATCTGTTCGAGGGCATTTATGCCAGAGCGGGCCTGAGCTCCGACGTCGAAGTCGTCGACGATTTCCCGACCCGTTATGATGTCGCTGTGCGGCGACAGCATCGTTGGACCCGCGGCGACTGGCAACTGCTGCCTTGGCTGGTTAGGGATGGCAAGCTCCCCACTATCGGGCGCTGGAAAATGCTGGACAACCTGAGGCGATCACTGGTTGCGCCGACGGCGTTATTTGCCTTGTTCCTTGCCTGCCTGATGACGGAGCCAGCGAATGCAATTGCGAGTGCCGCAATCCTTTTGGCCCTGATCATTCCAGCCTTTGTGCCAATTCTCTTCTCGATCTTGCCGCACAGTCCTGGGTTACAACTGCGCTCGCATCTGTTCGGCCTCGCACGAGATTTCAAGTTGGCAGCGCTGCAGGTTGGACTGGGCCTGGCCTTTCTTCCTGATCAAGCGTGGCGCAACGGCGATGCAATCGTGCGCACGCTGTTCCGGCTGACCGTCTCACGTAAACACCTGCTCGAATGGACAACGGCGGCAAGTGCGGGCCAGCGCGCGCGATTGACGTTGCTCGGGTTTTATCGCGACATGGCGAAAGGAACAGCTCTGGCCATATTGCTGTTCGCGGGAGCGATGGCGATTACGCCCACCTCTTTGCCGATAGCGCTGCCTTTGGTGTTGCTGTGGCTTGCCGCACCGGCCATCGCATTTTGGACCAGCCGGTCCCCGGCAACACGCCCAGATCGAGACTTGGGTTCGAGTGATGCCAGATATTTACGGCTGATCGCGCGGCAAACTTGGCGGTATTTTGAGACCTACGTCACGCCGCTGGAGAATATGCTGCCACCGGACAATTTCCAAGAAACACCGGTGCCCAGCGTCGCGCATCGCACATCTCCCACTAATATTGGGCTCTACCTGCTGTCCGCCGTGGCTGCGCGCGATTTTGGCTGGACCGGTACTCTCGAAACCATCGACCGGCTGGAGAAAACCTTCGCGACGCTCGGCCAGATGCGGCGTTTCAACGGGCATTTTTTCAACTGGTATGACACGCGCGATCTGCGTGTCCTTGACCCGGCCTATGTCTCTTCGGTCGACAGCGGCAATCTCGCCGGGCATCTCATTGCGCTTGCCAATGCCTGCGCCGAATGGGCCGAAAGTGCGCCTTTAGACACGAGACAGGGACTTATGGACAATGTGGTGCTCGCCCGGAAGGCGCTGGCATCATCACCGAGCCCGTCAGACCCAACAATTTCTTCCGTACTGGACGAAATCCAAGCGCAGCTGGAGACGCAACAGTCCTTCGATACACTGCTCCCAACCCTGCTCCGGCTATCAGAAAAAGGGCTCAAGCTGGTGTCGTTGCGATCCTCGGTCACTGACATTGGAGCGCCTAGTGATCTCGCCTATTGGGTATTAGCGTTCAATCGGCGCATTGTTGAAGCCACGCGCGACCGGCGCGCTTTGCAGACTGATCCTAAAGCGTTCCACGCCCGGCTGATCGCACTGGAGACTATCGCTCGCAGCATCGCTCTCGATATGGATTTCGCTTTTCTCCTCGATCCAGACAGGAAACTGCTTTCCATCGGATTTTCGCTTGCTGACAATAGGCTAGACCTGAATTGCTATGATCTTCTGGCGTCAGAAGCCCGCCTTGCCAGCCTGTTCGCAATCGCTAAGGGTGATGTCTCTACCCGACACTGGTTCCGGCTCGGGCGCACGGCAACGCCGTTGGGCAATGGCTCGGCATTGATCTCCTGGTCGGGGTCTATGTTCGAATACCTGATGCCCTCGCTGGTCATGCGTGCGCCAGCGGAAAGTCTCCTCGACGCCACCAATCGACTGGTCGTCGCGCGTCAGGAGGCCTATGGCCGCGCCCGCAACGTGCCCTGGGGCATTTCCGAGTCGGCATACAATGTCCGCGACTACGAGTTCACCTATCAGTATTCCAATTTTGGAGTGCCGGGGCTCGGCCTTAAGCGTGGCCTGTCGAGCAATATGGTCATTGCCCCCTATGCGACGGGTCTGGCTGCAATGGTTGACCCACGAGCCGCAATCGAGAATTTCCGGCGCATTGAACGCATGGGCGCACGTGGCACTCATGGCTTCTACGAAGCGCTTGATTTTACGCGTTCCCGACTGCCGGACGATGATGATTTGGCGATAGTTCGAAGCTACATGGCGCATCACCAAGGGATGACGATTACTGCCATTGCCAATGTGCTGAGCGATGGCATCATGCGCGCACGCTTTCATCGTGAACCCATGATCAAGGCGAGCGAGCTTCTGCTCTCCGAGCGCGTGCCACGGGACGTTGCCATTGCCCGGCCACGCGCTGAAGAAATCAAGGCAGCCTCCGAACTGTCGGTAAACATGAGCCCAGTGGTGCGCAAACTTGCACTGCCATATCATGGGGCCCCAATTACGCATTTACTGTCCAACGGCCGCTATACCGTGATGCTGACTGCCTCCGGTAGCGGTTACAGCCGCTGGCGAGACATCGCCATCACTCGTTGGCGCGAAGATGTGACCCGCGATGACTGTGGCGCCTTCGTGTTTTGCAAAGACCTACGTACAGGCTTGGTCTTCTCAGCGACGCAGCAGCCGATGAACGACAGTGCTGAGGCATCAGTCGAATTTGGCGAGGACCACGCTCAATTTCGCCGCCACGACCAAACAATGACAACTGAAATGGACGTCCTTGTGTCTGGCGAAGACGACAGCGAGGTGCGGCTGGTTTGTTTCACCAATAGCGGGCGTCGCCCTCGTGACATAGAAGTGACCTCCTATGCCGAGCTTGTCTTAGCCGCAGCGGTCACAGACGATGCGCACCCGGCCTTCGCCAAGATGTTTGTTCAAACGGAATATCTGTCCGAGTTTGGTGCTCTCGTCGCGACGCGGCGGCGACGGTCGCCGAGTGAACCTGAAATCTGGGCGGCTCATTTCGCCGTGGTTGAGGGTGAAGTGCTGTCCGACCCACAATATGAAACTGACCGCTCCCGTTTCCTGGGGCGCAACCGCTCTCTGGGTGATGCGGCGGCGATCCACGACAACCAAGGGCTATCCGGCACCTTAGGGCCTGTGCTCGACCCCGTGTTCGCACTGCGTCGACAGCTGCGCATTCCGCCGGGCAAAGTCGCGAAAATCGCCTTCTGGACTGTTGTCGCGTCCTCGCGTGTTGAATTGCTTGAACTGATCGACAAGCACCACGACCGGAGCGCCTACGAACGGGCCAGAACCCTCGCCTGGACCCAGGCACAAGTACAACTACACCATCTCGACGTATCTCTGGAGGAGGCAGCTGACTTCCAACGTCTCGCAGCACCCATCCTCTATGCCGATCCGGTTTTCCGACCCTCTTCAGATGCAATTATGGCAGGGGCAGGCCCCCAATCGGGACTTTGGCCGCACGGCATCTCGGGCGATTTGCCAATTGTGTTGCTGCGCATTGACGCCTTGGAAGACATGCCTCAGTTGCGCCAGATGTTGCGGGCGCACGAGTATTGGCGGATTAAACGGTTGGCCGTTGATCTTGTTATCATCAACGAGCGCGGCTCTTCCTATGTCCAGGACTTGCAAAACGCCATCGAAGCGGCCCTACGGTCCAGCCAGTCCAGACCTCGCTATAACAACACCCCCGCGCAGGGTAACGTCTACTTACTGCGTGCCGATCTTTTGGGGCTTGAAACGCGCAATTTGCTCCAGGCGAGCGCGCGTGTGGTGTTCCTCGCGCGGATGGGATCCATCGCAGACCAAATTGCAAACAAGGCGAGCAAAACTCCACCGCTTAATGTGAAGCCTTTCATGCCCGCGCAGGCCTCCTCAGCAGAGACGGTCGCTCTGCTCGACGACCTCGAATTTTTCAACGGTCTTGGCGGGTTCGCTAACAATGGAACGGAATATGTGACCGCGCTCGACAATGGCGCTACGACGCCTGCACCTTGGATTAACGTCGTCGCCAATGAGGGTTTCGGCTTCCAAGTTTCCAGTGAAGGCAGCTTTTACACTTGGGCTGGTAATAGCCGTGAAAATCAGATCACGCCTTGGTCAAACGATCCCGTTAGCGATCCCGTTGGCGAAGCGATCTACATAAAGGACGAAGTGTCCGGTGCTCTTTGGAGCCCGACCGCGCGGCCGATTAGAAACAAGGGACGCTATCTCGCTCGCCACGGCTACGGCTATTCCCGCTTTAGCCATCAGGCTTATGGCATCGAAAGCGAGCTCGTCGCATATGTTCCGCTTGTCGATCCAGTGCGGATTTCCCGCATGACTTTGACCAACAGATCCCAGCGCGTCCGACGCCTGTCGATCACCAGCTACACTGAATTTGTGCTCGGCACTCAGCGCGGCGCGACCGCGCCTTTCCTCCTGACCAAAATCGATGCGGAGACTGGCGCTATCTTTGCCACCAACAAATGGGCGACCGCCTTTGGTGGCCGTGTCGCATTTACCGATCTGGGCGGTCGCCAGACGGCCTCCACTGCAGACCGCACCGAATTCCTTGGACGCAATGGCAGCACGGCGTCGGCCGCTGCCCTCTCGAGCCAGACAGGCCTTAGCGGGACAGCTGGCGCGGGCCACGACCCCTGCGCGGCGCTACAAACCAGCATCGAACTTGCGGTTGGAGAGAGCATCGAGATTGTCTGCCTACTCGGCCAAGCTGGAACAGAAGAGGAGGCGCGGCAGCTGATCGAGCGCTATCGCAGCGCTGATCTCGATGGCGTCTTGGCCGAGGTTGCCGCACACTGGCACTCCATTCTCGGGGCTGTTCAGGTGAGAACGCCCGACCGGGCGATGGACATCATGCTCAATGGCTGGCTGCTGTACCAGACGCTGGCCTGTCGCATCACCGCGCGTTCGGCCTTCTACCAGGCCAGTGGTGCCTATGGTTTCCGTGACCAGTTGCAAGATGGAATGGCGCTCTCGCTTGTCCGTCCGCAAGATAGTCGTCATCACATATTGCGCGCTGCTGGCCGCCAATTCATTGATGGCGATGTCCAGCATTGGTGGCTACCGCATTCTGGCCAAGGCGTGCGCACCCGCATTTCCGATGACTGCGTCTGGCTTGCATTCTCCGCCGCTACCTATGCTATCTCGACCGGCGATGCGGATATTTTCGATGAGCTTGTTCCCTTTATCGAAGGCCCAAAACTGGCCGAGGGCGAACACGACAACTTTTTCCAACCTATGATCTCGGAGCGTTCGGCATCCTTGTTCGAACACTGCGCGCTCGGCCTAGATTTAGCGATCAAATTGACCGGTCAGCATGGCCTACCACTCATGGGCACCGGCGATTGGAACGACGGGATGAACCGCGTCGGAGAAGACGGAAGAGGCGAAAGCGTCTGGCTCGGCTGGCTTCTTATTCGCGCTCTGGATCTCCTGATGCCGTATGCCGACATCCGCGATCCCAAAAGGGCCAAACGCTGGCGACTGCACAGCACCAAACTCAAGGCCGCTCTCGAGCGTGAAGCATGGGATGGGGCATGGTATCGGCGTGCAACCTTCGATGACGGCTTTTGGCTAGGGTCGCAATCCAGCGACGAATGCAGGATCGACTCCATTGCCCAGTCTTGGGCTGTGCTGTCGGGAGGCGGCGATCCCATTCGCGCCAGCGTCGCTATGAGCTCCCTCGATCGACACCTCATCCGTCCGGACCTGGGCTTAGCGCTGCTTTTCACTCCACCCTTCGACCAGACGCCGCGCGATCCCGGCTATATCAAGGGATATCCGCCCGGACTTCGCGAAAACGGTGGCCAATATAGCCACGCCGCAATGTGGGCCATTCTGGCCTTCGCCAAACTGGGCCAGGGGAAAAAGGCGTTCGATCTCTTCGCGCTGGTGAACCCCATAAACCATGCGCTAACCCCAGAAGCAGTCGCCCTTTACAAGGTTGAACCATATGTCTTGGCAGCCGATGTTTATTCGGTGGCGCCGCACACGGGGCGAGGCGGTTGGACGTGGTACACGGGTTCTGCCGGATGGATGTACCGTGCCGGTATCGAAGGCATTCTCGGCATCAGCCGCGAAGGCAACACCCTTATCATCGACCCGTGTCTTCCTGCCGATTGGCCTGGCTTTTCCGCCGAGCTGACCGTGGCTGGCACACGATATGAGATCACCGTGCACAATCGCGGCGGTGATGCAGA
- a CDS encoding IS481 family transposase, with translation MNQEQREIARKLRVLRHAEDTGQVAKTCRYFGVSRSSFYRWRVAYLKLGEAGLVNRPPIPKWHANRIPIEIEEKVLHLRSKYHLGPMRIVWYMARYHGIKISDATVSRMLKRNGVNRLPRGTRLRKVHTKRYNKQVPGHHIQMDVKFLTFKGESGEKVRRFQFTAIDDATRVRALKIYQKHTQASAIDFVDHIINTFPFRIREIRTDNGHEFQAKFHWHVEDQGIRHAYIKRSTPQLNGKVERSHRSDQQEFYQLLSYKGDVDLEAKLNEWERFYNFARPHGAFNGKTPYEALREKL, from the coding sequence ATGAACCAGGAACAACGTGAGATTGCGCGCAAGCTTCGTGTTCTGAGGCACGCAGAAGATACGGGTCAGGTCGCCAAGACCTGTCGATACTTCGGCGTCAGCCGCAGCAGTTTTTACCGGTGGCGTGTTGCCTATCTGAAGCTCGGTGAGGCCGGTCTGGTGAACCGGCCGCCAATCCCCAAATGGCATGCTAATCGCATACCAATCGAGATCGAGGAGAAAGTTCTCCACCTTCGCAGCAAGTATCACCTCGGCCCAATGCGGATCGTCTGGTATATGGCCCGATACCATGGGATTAAAATCTCAGACGCCACGGTCTCGCGGATGCTTAAACGCAATGGCGTCAATCGGCTGCCGCGCGGTACCCGTCTGCGCAAGGTGCACACCAAGCGATACAACAAGCAGGTTCCCGGCCACCATATTCAGATGGACGTCAAGTTCCTGACATTTAAGGGGGAAAGTGGCGAGAAGGTCCGGCGCTTTCAGTTCACTGCCATCGATGATGCGACCCGGGTGCGAGCGCTCAAAATCTACCAGAAGCACACCCAGGCAAGCGCGATCGATTTTGTTGACCACATCATCAATACTTTCCCGTTTCGAATTCGCGAGATCCGAACCGACAATGGCCATGAGTTCCAGGCCAAGTTCCATTGGCATGTCGAAGACCAAGGCATCCGCCATGCCTATATCAAGCGCAGTACGCCGCAATTGAACGGCAAGGTCGAACGATCGCACCGGTCAGATCAACAGGAGTTCTACCAGCTGCTCAGCTACAAGGGCGATGTTGATCTCGAGGCGAAACTGAACGAGTGGGAACGGTTCTATAACTTCGCCAGGCCGCACGGCGCGTTCAACGGAAAAACCCCTTACGAGGCCCTCCGAGAAAAGCTATAA